In Haliotis asinina isolate JCU_RB_2024 chromosome 11, JCU_Hal_asi_v2, whole genome shotgun sequence, the genomic stretch AAATACACAATACGTGTTCACTCCAAAATCATGCATTGTGGCAGAACATTTTATTACAAAGTGCGTTGTTATTACAAAGTGGGTCGCCACAATGCATGACATCGTGTCCTAATTGCGTAAATTGAAGTTCTTCtgtccctggattgtctggtgcagacttgagtgtatacagaccgccgtcattcAGCCGGAACAAAAATACAACACGTTACAGCGGGAATCTTCGTGAGCGCAGAactaaacaacaacacacacgtGCAACGAAACTAGGACGGTATGGACCTAATTAATATAAATGTCACAAACATCAGATAGAGTCATGATGAATGCACCTCAACGCGTTTCATGGCTTATACGATGGCTAAAACGGTCCTCACACCGTAGTAGATCACGCTAGTATGTGCGATCCATACTCAGATTAGACCAAAGCAATGCCGTTACCGATCGCCTGGACTATGATCGGCATTGGCGTCCAGTTAATAGCTTGTATTGGTGGATTGTTTAATGGCCGTCATATCGCCATTAGCACGTCTGAAACAGACGTATAACCAGACAGGGTCGGTTCACCATTTCCATAGGTCAAGGTCAAGTTTGGAATGAGTCCACGACAAGAAAGTTATCCTGCAAGGTCTGGAAATAACTGGAAATATGAAACTGATGAAGGTTTTTGTAGCCGTGATATCAACGAACTGTATCATTTTTCAGTGTGTCCTTCAGTGACAAAACATACAAACTGacagttttgattttataactTCATTTTTGAGTAGCCTAAGAATATATACAAATCAGCTACAGCCAGTTGTTATTTTATGGGTCGTGTCAATATCTGACTTCTTTTAGGGTGGAGGaacctagtggttgaagtgttctcacgtgacgccgaagacccgggttctttTCCCTacttgggtataatgtgtgaatcccatatATGTTGTCCAGCGCCGCGATAGTGCTTGAACTTTGCTAAAAGTAAAAAGTGTAAAGCcgatctcattcattcactataactgctttgagtggcatttagatgTTGGTGTGATTTGGTTCaaactcgtttatttacagcaAACAGGGAAAGTTCGGTGAATATACAATTTCTTTACTCTGGTGTAAGCGCTATTGCGGTGTAGCTTGCTTGATGACGGCGTTTGCAGCTAACCAAGtggtatatccatagaactttcacTGTTGTTCTATGCAAACGAGTTTGAACCAAATGAACCAGTTCCTTATATTACGCAACGCAGTCCATGCAGAATGATACACCTCGAATGATATGACCTCGTCACAAAGTCTTTCCACACGATGTATTCGCAGCCCGATCATCAAGCATTTGTTTAACGGAACGCATTCTAAATCGGAATCTCAATGGAGATAAATAcgattaaaccattcaacataTGCGAATCCCGGTGACTAATCTGTCTGAATTACACTttcaaatgttatatttatgcCAGACAGGATATAAGGAGAATGCTAAGTGATTCGTTGCTCCAGTTTGGGGAATTAAAATATATCGAATCTGTGCCGTACTTGGTCTTTACGCTCCTTCTGAGCAACGTATTCAGTGACCTTCTTTATTACAAATCTGCCCCAGAGCCCCAGTTGACGACGAGGAACAGGGTTCTGTGCTACTCAGGAAAAGCTAAGGATCAACGGATGACTGTTTTCTAGGAGTGActgttgagtgtgtgagtgagtctagttttactccGCTGTCGGCAATATTCAAGTTGAGTACAGATGTTGTTAACACCACTTGATTATGTTTGTGTATCTAGGTACTCTGGGTGAATGATAACTACCTCTTCAAAAACTTGTATAGTTTTTTGCCGGTCAGTATATATTTAATACAAATTTTGCACTTCACATTTCAACATCAACGACAGTCAATGACTAAACTATCGATTGTCACCCATACTATCGCTGCATCGATAGTTGTTCCTTTCTACCATCGACTAATTGCTCTCCGACACGTAACAATTACAATAGTTTGATGCATCGTTACTGTCCTactgtataatatatatatattctaccatgacatGTTTGTTCGTTTTTGATTGGCTGTTACTAAAACATGAGGAGTGAAAAAAACCTGGTGTTTCGCCTAACAGTTATCTTGCGAATTTCCCATTCTTATAATTCTAAGCGGAAGCAAATACACCACTTACCAGGTAggcaaatatttacaaacgaTTTGCCGCACATTTTGTATAGGTAAGGATGAATTGTTTATAAGACTACAtgttagatattgtttgtttatgtttaggggtGTGTATTGTAACTGAGTTTGAACATTTTAATAATAGACGGTAATATGATCATGGGAGATTAACTACAGTAACTCGGAGCCAAAGGCTGGTCCTTAACATCTTTTCAGCATGCATGTTTGACGTCACAACATCCATATAAATCGCCCACGTGCGCAAAGCTATCTTAAGGCAACAGTGAAGGCAACACCCATGCTCCAACATACACTAAAGATCGCTGAGATCGCGTAGTGCAAGAAGGTTGGATCTGTTGTTCTTGGAACAATTATTTGGTCAGCACCATATTCTTACTTTAAGGAAATAGATGAATGTGATTCTGAAATACTGTTTCCATCGCGGCGTTACTACCAACTCTGAATTTGCGAGTATGGTTGTATGTCGTGTAAAACACTAtttcacccgtgaagatccgcgtCAGAATTGATCCTCAGTACACCAtgcttggttaacacatgtcattgtatcccagttatttagatcgatgttcatgctgttgatcactgggttgtccagtctcgattatttacagaacgttgccatatagttgtaatattgccgaatgcggcctaaaagtaaactcactcactcattcattataACCTTATTTCAGTAGTATCATGGCAGCGGACACCGGAAATATGCTTCTCTGAATCATGGCGTGCCTCTGTGTATATATTCACAGATAGCGTGTGTACACCATGTAAACACGACAAAGGGCAATGGATTCATGCAAATATAATACGTCAGCGCCGAAATGTAATCATCCACTGTGCAGTCTGTCGTCTGCCGAAATGGATTCCATAAGTCTGCTGAGGCAAATACTGAATGAAACATATTCAATGGATTAGTGAACACCGGGAGTTCCTGAAAATGTCAAGACCGTTGGTCAGTCACGAATAATCACCGAGGGCATGTAGAAACGCAAGTAATAATAATTATGTGTCTATTCATACAGCGTCAAACTCCACGCTAGGTATGTTCCTAGTGCCAACATGTTAGGCGCTAGAAAGTTACATTCACATGACGTATCCCACCGGGTTCCCATTTTCGCCAACTATGGATAGAACAACACATTATAACCCAAGATAGCTGCAGGTTAGGCGGCAGAATGTTATGGTCACATGACGTGTCCCACCGGGGTCCCAGTTTCGCCAGCAACGGATAGCACAACACGATATAACCTAAAATAGCTGCATgttaggtgctagaaggttatggTCACATGACGTATACCACGAAATATTCTTTTACTGTTGGATGAACAGAGGCAAGAATAAAGTGATgtggtgagaccacatgtgctTCTTTGCGGGACAGGACTGAACTCCAAGAAACTTCAGGAGTCTAGCTGACAAAACTGATCCCCAGTAAAGGACTCTCCGCGCTCatcgttgcttaacttcacaCGAGTTGTAACCTGCAAGAGCCCTGTGCACAGGACCAGTTCCTAGCACACGTACGATGTTTGTATGTTgcttcatttttttctttgtttggtttttggggtgttttggggtttgtttttcTTAGGAggcttttttatttttgttgttttgtttgtttcggaTTTTTGCGTATCCTTTTAAGGGCCTGGGCGTCATTTCTAGCGGTAAACTAACCCCTGGTTTCCGGAGTACTTAGTATTCTTTTAGTGGTGTTGATGTTTAGCTTTCCAACAAATAGCACATGAAGACAATACGAAGAATTTAAGATCGAGACGTACTTGAGATGTTGGGAGGACTTTCGATCTCCCCTAATCCATCATATCCACATCTGAATCAACCAGACACCCACatacaggcacacacacacacacacacacacacacacacacacacacacacacacacacacacacacacacacacatacacacacacacatacacacacacatacgcgcgcgcacacactctctctctctctctcattacGACAGACAACCATTCTATTAACTAGAATTAACTAATTCACTCTAGCAATTATAAAATGATCATTTATTTCTTTACGAAACATATTAATCAAATTCAATTCAGTGCATGCATCTGAGTATCGTGCTTTTATACAGTATTGCTcccaaacacaaacaattcatttaattttaCTCAACCATAATTGATACCTTGACATAGTTGGTAAAATCATCCGACTCTTATAATAAGGATTTAAATACATCCTCTATGCATTATCGTACTGGTTGTGTTGAGcgttgttttttctgttgttcACAGGTGTGCCTGACCTAAACCCGTTTGTGTCCGGGCCAGTGTTACGCAGTTGTGAAGTTTCTTACCTATTCACTCACAAGTGCTGTTTCACTTAAACACTTCGACAAGGCTATTAAGAAAACGTTTATTCCGGAGGAGCGGTTGTCCGTTTTCACCATATTGACTACAAAAGCGTTCCTCACGCGAAGACAGGTTTTCCGCTGATCGATACCAAGTTGAAATTCAACGGAGTAGTATACAACATAGGTTACTGCAGATGCACATTgcatatatatctgtgatacctGTTGGATAAAAACATGAGGAAGTTAATGTAAGAGCGCATAAGAAACTCATATTTGTAGTTGTAGGTAACAAGAACAGGCGCATGATTTCACACACACTCTCCACACCAAATGAAACGGTAGCGCTAGCCTTAATACAATGAAGCGTCTCATAAATGATCATTGTAGTATACTAAAGCCTTCCGTTTATTGCTTTTCGCTCAGTGCTTGCTAAATTGGATCACAAGACAACTCAAGATTCACACTGTGAGAGGTTTTATTTTGTTGAGTGCTGTATATCGCCGTACTCAGCCGTTTCCCAGTCTCGACGGCGGTATGTGAATAACAGAGActggaccaggcaattcagtgattgacatcatgagcatccatttACGAATTTGGGATACCATGGCGGGCGAAACTATCCACTCGATCCCGTTGattttctttcatcacaagcaTATGTTGCTTAAGGCCCATGTTAATCGCTGTTAGGCACGTGAGTGTTTTGGTGCTACTGGTACAGCAAAACATACCATTTCTTGTAATGTAACTGCCTTGTAATTGTTCACACTATGATTCCCCTTTATGCCTTTTACAGCGGAATGTTGAGATCGGTTATTGTCTGGCTTTTATATTTTTGCTCTACACGCACGTCTTGGAAATAACGTGTGGTTCATATCTTCGGAGTAGTTCAATCATTTTGCACATACGATCTGCACAGGATTCCATAACCATTGCGTTATACTTTATACTGTAACGCATGTGTAATTGGTATTAAGTTATCTCAGAGTATGAAACAGGTACAAGTATAAGGTCGTATTTTCGTCAAACAAGACGAGCCTGAGCAGTCACAGGGACACGATAAACGGAATGGAAGTCGTTGTGGAGAGTTGCTTCTCCTATGAGTTCTTGCATCTTAGAATCGTCTTGGTACCGATGGTGTCTGCGTCGTAACCGTCCCCAAGAACGTCAACAATACGTTACCTTCCAAGACCAGCATCGGATGTGGCTTTCCTCCCACACTGAGCttgaaacacaaaaaaaaccattcATGCTTTCGTTAACTCCCCAATCACTGCCCTCTCCTATCCATATGGCAAACATATTTAAGAGTATATGTTTTATTCTTTTATCCACCAAGAACATTTTTTCTTGTACAAAAGCCATGCTGCTATATGTGTTGCATTTCGTCCccatgtaagtgagtgagtgagttaaaattcatcgtcacatcggcaatatttcaaccatttcGTGACGAAAACCAGTAATTTTATGCCTAATTGTGAATGGTAaatggaaaaatctgtcaacgaaggacagtacaacaagtagattatcacagacagatattaagaactAGTAGTTAAATCTAAAAAATGTGCCTATAGAGAACGATACAATATGGAAACGGGCTATAGACCgacaacaaccgaaggtagatcaccacgcCAGGGTCCATGGTGCCTTACAGCCCATATAAGTTTTGCAGTGTCGAATTCACAATCGGTCTTGTTAGACCTGCAAATTCACAACGTCTACTTACTTTCTGACATTAAACCGACACGTCCTGATAAATTATAAAGCGTCCTCCCTAAACAAGGCGCAATCTAGAGTCATGAACAATACCACATACTGAACCAATGCACACCAGCAGTGCTTCTGAGACTAGTCAAAGTGTTATTCAGCGCCACATATAAAACACGTCATGAGGGATTACGCATGTGGCTGAAGACGACACTTCATTGACAGCCGTATCCATTATTAACGATACATGTTTCTATGTTTCAGGTACCCTTGACAGATACGGTGACGCCGTTCCTGACTACCAGCTGTGACAAAGAATGACAATCATCACAAGGTCGTAGAACTAACAAGCTTGGCTGTGTGCTCGAACAAATAATCCACCATCTTCGTTTTGCTTTCGGCAGTCATCAACTTTGCATAAAGAATGGTTTCAAAGGAGGCGATTATGTTTTCTGTAAGTCATGAGATACAGGTCGGTGAATAAGATCggttatatgttttcatttaattaattAACATGCTGCATTAATCCTCAAAGCTCAGCTGACGGACGTGTTAAAATCGACCAAGGAAGGTCATTCATTCTGATGAATGCTATGACGTCGGAAGGACTTAAATTGATCAACATGTGCTTTGATTTAACACAAACAAACCGATTTTATGTAATCAATTTCTCaagaatatattttcacagagCGAACTGAAACGTGGCATAGCAAATGTACGTAAGGTTTATCTGGTTAAAAATGTGGCCCAGAGGAATGAATATGTTATCTTAATAACGATTTACCTTTGGGCATTAGTGTAAGTTGATATGTGTCTGACAAGCTGAACGTAAAGCTACATTGCAGTATTTGCAGTTAGTTTAGAAAACTACTGTGAATAGCAGGTGCCTAAAGCATTGTCGTAAGAAAATTATTTGACTGGTTGGAAGTGAGCGAAGTAATTACACTTCAGATCATTGCTGAGAGGatgaataaagaaaacaaattccTTTCCAATTTTCATCGAAATGGATTAGTTGGTCATTTGGTTACCTGAATGGACATGTCACAACATCGTGCTTCTTTCCATTTATAATCATTCCTACACAGAGACAATGGGCAGTGCCAAGGGGAATATTCCATACAATTAAATGAGGAATGCCTCGAGAAAAGTGAATATCACGGAGTATATTATCATAATTCTATTTGGAAAGTGTCATAGTGAATGTGGAATTTCATCTCTGGCAATACCATCAACATCACCCTTAGCATCAGCAATGGATTATGACAGTAATAACACCGGCTTCCCGGACTACGATAATGGGAGTGATGCCAATACTATGTTGAAGGTGGCTGTCTATATCAACAACTACTACCTGTGGGTCATTTTTGCTGTGGGATTTCCTGGGAACATTGCAAGTGTGATCACGATATTCAGAATGCAGAGGGTGACAACATCAACCTTCTATGTAGCGGTACTAGCTGTCACTGATTGCTGTGCCATCGTATTCAAACTAACGTATCACCAACTCACGCTACACGAAGTGACGTTGGATTCAGTAGGATGCAAAATGTTAAATTTCTTCATGCTCAATTTCGCTACGTGTGCAAACTGGATTCTCGTATGCATAACAACTGAGCGATTTGTTGCCGTAAGGAATCCTCTGAAGGTCGGGATGTACTGGACGGTTCCTAGAGCAGTGTTTAGTGTTGCAACCATTGGATGTGTGGTGGCTCTGTTCTATTGTCACATCTTGTGGACGTACACAGGATCAGGGATATATTGCACAATACATGCCCAATATATCCACTTCTTCCGAAACGTTTGGTATTGGATGGATGCGGTGGTATACTCCATAGGACCGTGTGTCATTCTGAcaacgttaaactgtttcattataCATTCAGTGAAGCAGTCAACGACGTTAAGGAACCAGCTGTCGATGAAACGGAAACAGAAGAAGACCAGTAGTGGCACAATCAAACAGGATGCCCAAATTACCATGATGCTCATCTCGGTTTCCAttgtgtttgtgatactgacagtTCCCAGATGCATTTTTGTCATCATCAATTTGTACTGGGAAGTAAAACTTGGAACAATAGAAGACGCTCAAAAGTACTTGATGGACCAACTGACTTTCATTCTTTGTGATTCCACTCATGCGATCaacttttatttatattttatcacTGGAAAGAAATTCAGGAACAACTTCCTGGACATGGTTCTTTGTAGAAAACCCCGGATGTTATCCAGGAACTTGTCGCAGTCTGGAACCACTGTAACCATGCAAACAAAGTATAAATCAAACAGCTTGGATGAAGGTCAAACGGAAGATGAAATATAATACATGCTTTCTTCcataaatatcattttgttcTTGTATATGTGTGTTCTGTGAAGGTTTCAAATAGATTACCATTATGGCTGTGTATTATCCTGAAAGTGTCTTTGCAGGTACTTGATATATCTTTTTATGATCATTTTAATATCTACTCATGTCGTTTTACCAATGCTAATGGATTGGAGTCACAGATTAATTTGAcagaatgccgatcaaacaattaATTTGATGACTGCATGTGAGCATCTGATATGTTTCGGAGTAATGGTAGATTAGCAGCGGCCTCTCGGCCCTTGCTTTATAATCATATGGCTTTGTAGCTGTTGAAGTTATGTAGTGATAACTTGTATCTGACTCGTTGTACAGTAGAGGTCACAATGGCTCATGTGATTTATGAAACTGAACGTAGATGCAATTCTCTTATTAGATTCTTTTCTCCACAATGTTTAACGGATGTTGACGCAAGCGATTTGAAGAGCGATCAGAAGATTTGCCCAAATTGTTGTCACCCTGCAATCATTCATTTGATTAACTTCAGGTTTCTATGTTTTAGGTGTTCTCAGACAGTGGGGCGCCTTGTGAATATCATCATTTAAGGAATTTGATCATTGGCTCCTCTATATAAGTTGGCATGTATATTATGTAACATTGACGCTCTCCAGATGCTCATTCGACGCCGGTTTCTCAATAAATCTATACCAACGATTCAGTCTGTACAATATGAATGTACAATAACAATTCCTACAAGTTCATGCCATCTCTTTGAGAACCGCCCTTGAATTGTCCTTCTTTTCTGATTAAGGTCCTGCATGTGGATTCAATTTAAAATATTCTGTGCATGACAACTAGCCAAACATTTATCAATTTCTGTTTCACTAGTTCCTGAGACAATGGTCAATGATGTTAGACTGATTTTTACCAGCGGGCATGTTTCGAAGAGACTGAGACATTAAAGCGTGTTTAATAAAAGACAGAAGGAATTTTATAGTGAAATTATTACACATATATACCTATCGCCATTGTCAGGAATGTACCAGCCTTTGGAATCCTACAACAACAGGCAGTTCTTTCGGAAGACATTGAGGAGTGATTGTGTGACCTGTGACTGGTAAAGTGTGGGGGGTTGAGGAGTGGGTGATTCACACCTGTCTGGCAGCCTAAACTTAAACTACACTAGATTCGGAGATATAGGGAGGAGCACAGTTTCACATTCTGTGCTTTTAGGGTTCTATCCAGCAATGAACAACTCAACAGACTACCCTGTTTATGAATACGACGATGATGTTACGGCGGTGTTAAACGTTGGcatctacatcaacaactaCTACCTGTGGGCAATCTTTGCTTTCGGGTTTCCTGGAAATGTTGCAAGTGTGATCACGATTATTCGGATGCAGAGAATTACAACGTCCACATATTATGTAGCTGTTTTAGCTGTTATCGACAACTGTGCCATTGTCTTCAAACTTCTGTACCACCAGCTAACGCTTCATCAAGTGTGGCTTGATTCGATGGGGTGTAAAGTTCTCAACTTTTTGTCTTTATTTTTCACGACTTTCGCAAACTGGATTCTAGTGTTTATCGCCACGGAGAGATTTGTGGCTGTGAGAAAACCTCTGAAGGTCGGAATGTACTGGACGATCCCTCGAGCTATGTTCAGTGTTGGTGGCCTTACATGTGTTGTGACCATAATCTATTGTCACATATTTTGGACATTCACTGGTAATGGACCATATTGTACGATAGATCTACAGTATCTGCATTTCTATCGAGACGTGTGGTATTGGTTAAATGCCGCAGTATATTCACTAGCGCCTTGCTTTCTACTAATAACTCTGAATTTTTTTATCGTCCAGTCCGTCAGAAAATCCACCATTGTGCGGAACCAACTTTCTATGAAAAACGGGACGAAATCGAGCAATTCTACTCGATCAATGAGACAGGAGAAACAAATTACTGTGATGCTTGTATCAGTTGCCGTCGTGTTTATTATATTAACGGTACCAAGGTGTATATATGCAATCGTACATTTATATTGGAATGTTCAGCTCGGGACAATGGCCGATGCGCAGAAATACCTAATTGATCAGTTAACATTCTTTTTGTGTGACTCAAATCACGCAATCAACTTCTATTTGTATTTCACTACGGGAAAGAAATTTCGACGTCACTTCTTAGACATGGTATTCTGTCGGAAACGGCGACGCACGCACTTAAATGTGTCCCAGTCCGGTACAACTATGACCGTACAAACATATAAACTATCCAATTTAGAAAATAGACATGTCAAAGAGTTGTAGTCCAAATTTCACATGCATCTAGAAAGGATATCAAGCCAATATACTTCATGTGAGTATGTCATTTGTAACTTTGGGACGAAACTCCTTTTAACATATTATGTCGATGAACAGTAACAGAAATTGGATTCTAAAGGTATTGTTTTATGCTACTTGTTTTCTATATATTTTAACTGATTCGCCTGTAaccattttaaaaacaaaaaggaTGTTTTCGAAATGACATTTTGTAAGGTACGGGTCATATCTTGGATATGTTTCAA encodes the following:
- the LOC137256219 gene encoding type-1 angiotensin II receptor B-like, whose product is MNNSTDYPVYEYDDDVTAVLNVGIYINNYYLWAIFAFGFPGNVASVITIIRMQRITTSTYYVAVLAVIDNCAIVFKLLYHQLTLHQVWLDSMGCKVLNFLSLFFTTFANWILVFIATERFVAVRKPLKVGMYWTIPRAMFSVGGLTCVVTIIYCHIFWTFTGNGPYCTIDLQYLHFYRDVWYWLNAAVYSLAPCFLLITLNFFIVQSVRKSTIVRNQLSMKNGTKSSNSTRSMRQEKQITVMLVSVAVVFIILTVPRCIYAIVHLYWNVQLGTMADAQKYLIDQLTFFLCDSNHAINFYLYFTTGKKFRRHFLDMVFCRKRRRTHLNVSQSGTTMTVQTYKLSNLENRHVKEL
- the LOC137256218 gene encoding probable G-protein coupled receptor B0563.6, giving the protein MRNASRKVNITEYIIIILFGKCHSECGISSLAIPSTSPLASAMDYDSNNTGFPDYDNGSDANTMLKVAVYINNYYLWVIFAVGFPGNIASVITIFRMQRVTTSTFYVAVLAVTDCCAIVFKLTYHQLTLHEVTLDSVGCKMLNFFMLNFATCANWILVCITTERFVAVRNPLKVGMYWTVPRAVFSVATIGCVVALFYCHILWTYTGSGIYCTIHAQYIHFFRNVWYWMDAVVYSIGPCVILTTLNCFIIHSVKQSTTLRNQLSMKRKQKKTSSGTIKQDAQITMMLISVSIVFVILTVPRCIFVIINLYWEVKLGTIEDAQKYLMDQLTFILCDSTHAINFYLYFITGKKFRNNFLDMVLCRKPRMLSRNLSQSGTTVTMQTKYKSNSLDEGQTEDEI